CAGCATGTAGCCTTCGTCGAGCTTTTCGACTTCATCGGCGGTCATACTCGGGTCGTAATCGGGGAAATCGTCGACCACTTCCACACGCAAGAACACGTGGATGTCGTTCTTTTCGGTATCGATATCCACTTCGATTTTCTTGTCGATGTGCAAGTACTTGCGAGCTGCCGAAATCAAAGCCTGCCTTAAAGCATTGAGAATCACGGAGTCGTCCATGTTCTTTGCTTCAACCACGCCCTTGAGCACTTCAAGCAAATTAACCTTAGGTTCATTCTTCTTAGCCATTTTTGACCTTCCTATTATATTTGTACATCCACCTTGGCAACCAGCACCTCGGAGCGCGGAACGACTACATTCCCGGCATTTCCCTTAAGCGCCAGCGTCAAACTTTCTTCATTTGCGTCCACAAGTTTGCCCGTAAGCGGTTTACCGGTACTGCGGGTCACCCTCACAAAGCGTCCTTTGTTGCGCATAAAATCGGCGACCGACTTCAAGGGGCGGTCTAGCCCTGGGGAAGACACTTCCAACGTATAAGCGCCTTCAATAATCTCGGGATCCAGGTCAAGGGCATCGGATAAATGCCTGCTAACATTGGAACAGTCGTCAATCGTCACGCCCTCGGGCCTGTCGATAAAAAGCCTTAGCGTTTTGCGCTTGCCGGCCCTGAACATATCGGACTCCACCAAGGTGACTCCGTTTGCCTTGCACGCCTCGGCGATGAGGGAATCCAATTTTTCGTTGGTTACCAAATAAACCTCTTATATTAAAATAGCCGTCCGCTAACGGAAGATGTCTAACCTAAAATGGCGGTCTAGGTGAGGCTTCTTCCACGGACAGTCTAAAACCGCGTACAAATAGAGAAAATTTACGGCTTTTGTTCAAGTCCCAAAGCCAGGCATTTAGGGCTTTTGCACCCTATTTTTGGCCAAAATCCAGTCGTTGAGCCCTATCAGGGTATCGGCGAGGGCGCGC
The window above is part of the Fibrobacter sp. UWP2 genome. Proteins encoded here:
- the rimP gene encoding ribosome maturation factor RimP, with translation MVTNEKLDSLIAEACKANGVTLVESDMFRAGKRKTLRLFIDRPEGVTIDDCSNVSRHLSDALDLDPEIIEGAYTLEVSSPGLDRPLKSVADFMRNKGRFVRVTRSTGKPLTGKLVDANEESLTLALKGNAGNVVVPRSEVLVAKVDVQI